The Rhododendron vialii isolate Sample 1 chromosome 6a, ASM3025357v1 genome includes a window with the following:
- the LOC131330390 gene encoding 2-oxoglutarate-dependent dioxygenase DAO-like has translation MVMLTMAKGGVASNIPVIDMQDFPGQSGKLMNACREWGCFRIVNHGISPELMGEMKAVSRSLLDLPVEIKLRNSHPVEGKGYTPLNKASPVFEGLGCYDMAAPGNLDNFFDQLCVSDPRQREIITAYSKVIHDLGMDMGRKLLQGLGLSGDLFNGWPCQLRINKYNYTPDYVGSTGAVLHTDPGFLTILQDDEIIGGLEAVRKDTGEYVPVDPMPGTLVVNLGDLAALWSNGRLWSVKHRVQCYEGSIRLSIALFVLGPKDGSLGAPKELVDSEHPRLYKPMNFEEYRMLRINTKSPTGAIELLRVES, from the exons atggtTATGTTGACAATGGCTAAGGGTGGTGTGGCTAGTAACATTCCAGTAATCGACATGCAAGATTTTCCAGGACAATCTGGGAAACTAATGAATGCATGTCGGGAATGGGGGTGTTTTAGGATTGTAAACCACGGTATTTCGCCGGAGTTGATGGGGGAAATGAAGGCGGTGTCGCGCTCGTTGCTTGATTTGCCGGTGGAGATCAAGCTGAGAAACTCTCACCCGGTGGAAGGGAAAGGGTACACCCCCCTAAACAAGGCTAGTCCTGTCTTTGAAGGGTTGGGGTGTTATGACATGGCTGCCCCTGGAAATcttgataatttttttgatcaacttTGTGTCTCTGATCCTCGCCAAAG GGAGATCATAACGGCATATTCAAAAGTCATACACGATCTTGGGATGGACATGGGCCGTAAGTTGCTCCAAGGCTTGGGGCTCTCTGGTGACCTATTCAATGGGTGGCCTTGTCAACTTAGAATCAACAAATACAACTACACTCCTGACTATGTTGGTTCCACCGGTGCCGTTTTGCACACAGACCCCGGGTTCCTCACCATATTACAGGACGATGAAATCATCGGAGGTCTAGAAGCAGTGCGCAAGGATACGGGCGAATACGTCCCTGTTGATCCAATGCCTGGGACTCTCGTTGTCAACCTTGGAGACCTCGCAGCG CTATGGAGCAACGGGAGATTATGGAGCGTGAAGCATAGAGTGCAGTGTTACGAAGGATCGATACGACTGTCGATAGCATTGTTCGTGTTGGGACCAAAGGATGGGTCACTCGGTGCACCGAAAGAGCTGGTGGACTCGGAACACCCTCGTTTGTACAAGCCTATGAATTTCGAAGAGTATCGAATGCTCCGTATTAACACCAAATCCCCTACTGGAGCTATCGAGCTCTTGCGCGTCGAATCCTGA
- the LOC131330392 gene encoding uncharacterized protein LOC131330392 isoform X1: MAGAHLPFESPQRNLDSQEESGSVFPSLSLSLSGIWVMQIGWSNLAFQQEQFQSPTNEKQQNAPAWIQAHKSGLEPLLPSLLRKFYSDLGDRDRKDLSGRPLLSYDLRIRIKSVGKYDIQVLGFHQKASILLGK, translated from the exons ATGGCTGGGGCTCATCTTCCGTTCGAATCACCCCAACGGAATCTGGATAGCCAG GAAGAATCAGGAAGcgtctttccctctctctctctctctctctctgggattTGGGTGATGCAGATCGGTTGGTCGAATCTGGCTTTCCAACAAGAACAGTTTCAGAGCCCCACCAACGAGAAGCAGCAAAACGCACCTGCTTGGATTCAAGCTCACAaaag TGGGTTGGAGCCTCTCTTGCCGTCTCTCTTACGAAAGTTCTATTCTGATTTGGGTGACCGAGATCGAAAG GATTTATCTGGACGGCCGCTTTTGAGTTATGATTTACGCATACGTATCAAGAGCGTTGGAAAATATGACATACAG GTGCTAGGTTTTCATCAAAAGGCAAGTATATTATTGGGAAAGTGA
- the LOC131330391 gene encoding 2-oxoglutarate-dependent dioxygenase DAO-like, with protein MVMLTMAKGGVASNIPVIDMQDFPGQSGKLMDACREWGCFRIVNHGISPELMGEMKAVSRSLLDLPVEIKLRNSHPVEGKGYTPLNKASPVFEGLGCYDMTAPGNLDNFFDQLCVSDPRQREIITEYSKAIHDLGMDMGRKLLQGLGLSGDLFNGWPCQLRINKYNYTLDYVGSTGAVLHTDPGFLTILQDDEIIGGLEAVRKDTGEYVPVDPMPGTLVVNLGDLAALWSNGRLWSVKHRVQCYEGSIRLSIALFVLGPKDGSLGAPEELVDSEHPRLYKPMNFEEYRMLRINTKSPTGAIELLCVES; from the exons atggttatgtTGACAATGGCTAAGGGTGGTGTGGCTAGTAACATTCCAGTAATCGACATGCAAGATTTTCCAGGACAATCTGGGAAACTAATGGATGCATGTCGGGAATGGGGGTGTTTTAGAATTGTAAACCACGGTATTTCGCCGGAGTTGATGGGGGAAATGAAGGCGGTGTCGCGCTCGTTGCTTGATTTGCCGGTGGAGATCAAGCTGAGAAACTCTCACCCGGTGGAAGGGAAAGGGTACACCCCCCTAAACAAGGCTAGTCCTGTCTTTGAAGGGTTGGGGTGTTATGACATGACTGCCCCTGGAAATcttgataatttttttgatcaacttTGTGTCTCTGATCCTCGCCAAAG GGAGATCATAACAGAATATTCAAAAGCCATACATGATCTTGGGATGGACATGGGCCGTAAGTTGCTCCAAGGCTTGGGGCTCTCTGGTGACCTATTCAATGGGTGGCCTTGTCAACTTAGAATCAACAAATACAACTACACTCTTGACTATGTTGGTTCCACCGGTGCCGTTTTGCACACAGACCCCGGGTTCCTCACCATATTACAGGACGATGAAATCATCGGTGGTCTAGAAGCAGTGCGCAAGGATACCGGCGAATACGTCCCTGTTGATCCGATGCCTGGGACTCTCGTTGTCAACCTTGGAGACCTCGCAGCG cTATGGAGCAACGGGAGATTATGGAGCGTGAAGCATAGAGTGCAGTGTTACGAAGGATCGATACGACTGTCGATAGCATTGTTCGTGTTGGGACCAAAGGATGGGTCACTCGGTGCACCGGAAGAGCTGGTGGACTCGGAACACCCTCGTTTGTACAAGCCTATGAATTTCGAAGAGTATCGAATGCTCCGTATTAACACCAAATCCCCTACTGGAGCTATCGAGCTCTTGTGCGTCGAATCCTGA
- the LOC131330392 gene encoding protein transport protein SEC31 homolog A-like isoform X2 — MRPSSSEASENALVTQLSRHRAPVCGVEFNALTPNHLASGADKGCIWDIAKLVEALLVFLLSSRCKSTKAMCWMFHKHLLSHPICAGA; from the exons ATGAGGCCTTCCAG TTCTGAGGCAAGTGAGAATGCTCTTGTAACACAGCTTTCCAGGCATAGAGCACCT GTTTGTGGCGTAGAATTTAATGCTCTTACACCGAACCATCTTGCATCTGGGGCTGATAAAGGTTGTATATGGGATATTGCAAAACTGGTAGAAGCTCTACTTGTTTTTCTCCTCTCAAG TCGATGCAAGTCCACAAAAGCAATGTGTTGGATGTTTCACAAACACCTGTTGAGCCATCCAATTTGTGCTGGAGCTTGA